A single Heterodontus francisci isolate sHetFra1 chromosome 11, sHetFra1.hap1, whole genome shotgun sequence DNA region contains:
- the ssr3 gene encoding translocon-associated protein subunit gamma, with the protein MAPKGSSKQQSEEDLLLQDFSRNVSAKSSALFYGNAFIVSAIPIWLYWRIWHMDLVQSAVLYCVMTLVSTYLVAFAYKNVKFVLKHKVAQKREDAVSKEVTRKLSEADNRKMSRKEKDERILWKKNEVADYEATTFSIFYNNTLFLVIVIIASFFILKNFNPTVNYILSICASSGLIALLSTGSK; encoded by the exons ATGGCGCCTAAAGGCAGCAGCAAGCAGCAGTCAGAGGAGGACTTGTTGCTGCAGGACTTCAGCAGAAATGTCTCGGCGAAATCATCCGCGCTCTTTTATGGAAACGCGTTCATTGTGTCGGCTATTCCTATCT GGCTCTACTGGAGGATCTGGCACATGGACCTTGTCCAGTCTGCAGTTCTGTACTGTGTTATGACCCTTGTCAGTACCTATCTTGTGGCATTTGCTTACAAAAATGTAAAGTTTGTCCTGAAACACAA GGTGGCACAAAAGAGAGAAGATGCAGTTTCTAAGGAGGTCACTCGGAAACTGTCAGAGGCTGACAATAGGAAGATGTCTCGCAAAGAAAAGGATGAAAG AATTCTTTGGAAGAAGAATGAAGTGGCTGACTATGAAGCTACGACCTTTTCAATCTTTTACAACAACACCTTGTTTCTGGTTATTGTGATCATTGCTTCATTCTTTATACTGAAGAATTTCAATCCAACGGT AAACTACATCCTGTCCATTTGTGCTTCATCTGGGTTGATTGCTCTTCTTTCTACAGGCTCAAAGTAA